One stretch of Streptomyces sp. NBC_00443 DNA includes these proteins:
- a CDS encoding DUF4429 domain-containing protein has protein sequence MAEIIQKDGTWVFDGDALRLTPGRDKNVSLFRKTLGELVLPLGALAGVSFEQGKKAGRLRLRLRDGADPLLHATGGRLTEPNDPYQLIVESDRYGVAEYFVDEVRNALLLDQVPAEPVDAYLLPGPSVPLSVSAGDGTATFDGESIRLEWNWKTEDAKAAAGSRSLTVTDIAAVEWHPAAGLENGHLRFTVRNAPTKAPPKYDPNSVELWGFKKDPLMALVAAAVQARLPHPARATGTDVPDARPELPSPPVAAAEDDHDALLRRLRELGELHRTGVLTDEEFTLAKQAVLKRM, from the coding sequence ATGGCGGAAATCATCCAGAAGGACGGCACGTGGGTCTTCGACGGCGATGCACTGCGGCTGACTCCCGGACGGGACAAGAACGTCAGCCTGTTCCGCAAGACGCTGGGTGAACTGGTGCTCCCCCTGGGCGCGTTGGCGGGGGTTTCCTTCGAACAGGGCAAGAAGGCCGGGCGGCTGCGACTGCGGCTGCGCGACGGCGCCGACCCGCTGCTGCACGCCACCGGCGGCCGGCTCACCGAGCCCAACGACCCGTATCAGCTGATCGTCGAGTCCGACCGTTACGGCGTCGCCGAGTACTTCGTGGACGAGGTGCGCAACGCGCTGCTGCTCGACCAGGTCCCGGCCGAACCGGTCGACGCGTACCTGCTGCCGGGCCCCTCGGTGCCTCTGTCGGTCTCCGCCGGGGACGGCACCGCGACCTTCGACGGCGAGAGCATCCGCCTGGAGTGGAACTGGAAGACGGAGGACGCCAAGGCCGCCGCCGGCAGCCGCTCCCTCACGGTCACCGACATCGCGGCCGTGGAGTGGCATCCGGCGGCGGGCCTGGAGAACGGCCACCTCCGCTTCACCGTCAGGAACGCGCCCACCAAGGCACCGCCCAAGTACGACCCGAACTCGGTGGAGCTGTGGGGCTTCAAGAAGGACCCGCTGATGGCCCTGGTCGCGGCGGCCGTCCAGGCCCGCCTCCCGCATCCGGCCAGGGCCACCGGCACGGACGTGCCGGACGCGCGACCGGAGCTGCCTTCTCCTCCGGTCGCGGCCGCCGAGGACGACCACGACGCCCTCCTGCGCCGCCTGCGCGAACTCGGCGAGCTCCATCGCACGGGCGTGCTGACGGACGAGGAGTTCACCTTGGCCAAACAGGCGGTTCTCAAGCGGATGTAG
- a CDS encoding beta-N-acetylhexosaminidase, with product MGVSVTGAAPAPAASSTPLDRLVPAPASVAPGGSPYKITRGTHIRVDDSRESRRIGEYLASVLRPSTGYRLPVTAQGSGGIRLRLAKGSFGAEGYRLDSGRGGVTITAAAPAGLFHGVQTLRQLLPAAVEKDSVQPGPWLVAGGTVKDTPRYRWRGAMLDVSRHFFTVDQVKRYIDQLALYKINKLHLHLSDDQGWRIAIDSWPRLATYGGSTQVGGGPGGHYTKADYKEIVQYASSRYLEVVPEIDMPGHTNAALASYAELNCDGVAPPLYTGTEVGFSSLCVGKDITYDFVDDVIRELAALTPGKYLHIGGDEAHSTSHEDYVKFMDRVQPLVAKYGKTVVGWHQLTGATPSRGALAQYWGLDGTSAEEKAQVAQAAQNGTGIVLSPADRIYLDMKYTADTPLGLDWAGLVEVKRSYDWDPAAYLPGAPASAIRGVEAPLWTETITKSDDIEYMAFPRLAGVAELGWSPASTHDWDAYKVRLAAQAERWEALGIGFYRSPQVPWPSA from the coding sequence ATGGGCGTCTCCGTCACCGGGGCCGCGCCCGCACCGGCCGCATCGTCCACCCCGCTCGACCGGCTGGTCCCCGCACCCGCCTCGGTCGCCCCGGGCGGATCGCCCTACAAGATCACCCGCGGCACCCATATACGCGTGGACGACTCCCGTGAGAGCCGCCGCATCGGCGAGTACCTCGCGTCCGTCCTGCGCCCCTCCACCGGCTACCGCCTCCCGGTCACCGCCCAGGGCAGTGGCGGTATCCGGCTGCGCCTGGCCAAGGGCTCGTTCGGCGCCGAGGGCTACCGTCTGGACAGCGGCCGGGGCGGCGTCACCATCACCGCCGCGGCACCCGCAGGCCTCTTCCACGGCGTGCAGACCCTGCGCCAACTGCTCCCGGCGGCCGTCGAGAAGGACTCCGTGCAGCCCGGCCCCTGGCTGGTCGCGGGCGGCACGGTCAAGGACACCCCCCGCTACCGCTGGCGCGGCGCCATGCTCGACGTCTCCCGGCACTTCTTCACCGTCGACCAGGTCAAGCGCTACATCGACCAGCTCGCCCTCTACAAGATCAACAAACTGCATCTGCACCTCAGCGACGACCAGGGCTGGCGCATCGCCATCGACTCCTGGCCGCGCCTGGCGACGTACGGCGGCTCGACCCAGGTCGGCGGCGGCCCCGGCGGCCACTACACCAAGGCCGACTACAAGGAGATCGTCCAGTACGCGTCCTCCCGCTACCTGGAGGTCGTCCCCGAGATCGACATGCCCGGCCACACCAACGCCGCCCTCGCCTCGTACGCCGAGCTGAACTGCGACGGCGTCGCGCCCCCCCTCTACACCGGCACCGAGGTCGGCTTCAGCTCGCTGTGCGTCGGCAAGGACATCACGTACGACTTCGTGGACGACGTGATCCGGGAGCTCGCCGCGCTCACGCCGGGCAAGTACCTGCACATCGGCGGGGACGAGGCGCACTCGACCAGCCACGAGGACTATGTGAAGTTCATGGACCGCGTGCAGCCGCTCGTCGCCAAGTACGGCAAGACGGTGGTGGGCTGGCATCAGCTGACCGGGGCGACTCCCTCGCGGGGGGCGTTGGCGCAGTACTGGGGGCTGGACGGTACGAGTGCCGAGGAGAAGGCGCAGGTCGCCCAGGCCGCGCAGAACGGGACGGGGATCGTGCTGTCCCCGGCCGACCGGATCTACCTCGACATGAAGTACACGGCGGACACTCCGCTCGGCCTGGACTGGGCCGGTCTGGTCGAGGTGAAGCGGTCGTACGACTGGGATCCGGCCGCGTACCTCCCGGGTGCCCCCGCTTCGGCAATCCGGGGGGTGGAGGCTCCGCTGTGGACGGAGACGATCACCAAGTCGGACGACATCGAGTACATGGCGTTCCCGAGGCTGGCGGGTGTGGCCGAGCTCGGGTGGTCGCCGGCTTCCACACACGACTGGGATGCCTACAAGGTGCGGCTTGCTGCGCAGGCTGAGCGGTGGGAGGCGTTGGGGATCGGGTTCTATCG